Proteins encoded in a region of the Ornithodoros turicata isolate Travis chromosome 3, ASM3712646v1, whole genome shotgun sequence genome:
- the LOC135388862 gene encoding lachesin-like isoform X3, translating to MFVEKFTLLTLAKSVITHNSRFKVTHNGHRTWHLHIHDVQERDRGAYMCQINTSPMKSQIGFLNVVVPPKIDEEKTSSDTEVREGSDVNLRCVAKGTPVPEITWRREDDQDITFGREKVSSVKGPWLNISKVSRLHMSAYLCIAANGVLPSVSKRIVLEVSFPPMIWIPNQLVGASVEADVVLDCNLESHPKSVTYWTRNKDTILHQNSKYSVKTVPTGMYKVQLQLVIRRLKPDDFGEYNCVAKNSLGETEGTIKLYEIPASSSSTSHSPEAFRAKSEKLRNGHLRNTLPRPEDRDPTTRPEEVSEVSGSHGQRPPYTPAVIKLDEAHTSRSSGTTSLTALSYYLLIAAASQVILTFLST from the exons ATGTTTGTGGAGAAATTCACACTGCTGACGCTGGCAAAAAGCGTTATCACGCACAACTCGAGGTTCAAGGTGACGCACAACGGTCACCGGACGTGGCACCTTCACATACATGACGTGCAGGAGCGGGACCGAGGGGCCTACATGTGCCAGATCAATACTTCACCGATGAAGTCGCAGATCGGATTCCTCAACGTCGTCG TTCCTCCTAAGATAGACGAAGAGAAAACGAGCTCGGACACGGAAGTTCGCGAAGGCAGCGACGTCAACCTGCGATGTGTGGCCAAAGGAACTCCTGTCCCTGAAATCACCTGGAGACGAGAAGATGACCAGGATATCACGTTCGGACGAGAGAAAG TGTCATCCGTAAAAGGTCCATGGCTCAACATAAGCAAGGTGTCGCGCCTGCACATGAGCGCCTACCTCTGCATCGCTGCCAACGGTGTCCTGCCCTCTGTGAGCAAGCGAATCGTACTGGAAGTCAGCT TTCCGCCCATGATCTGGATTCCCAATCAGCTTGTCGGTGCCagcgtagaagccgatgtggtATTGGACTGCAACTTGGAATCCCACCCCAAGTCGGTAACCTACTGGACACGCAACAAAGACACAATCTTGCATCAGAACTCAAAGTATTCGGTGAAGACCGTGCCCACGGGAATGTACAAAGTCCAACTGCAACTCGTCATTCGAAGATTGAAGCCGGACGACTTCGGCGAGTACAACTGCGTCGCCAAGAATTCACTCGGCGAGACCGAAGGCACCATCAAGTTGTATG AGATCCCGGCGAGTTCGTCTTCCACGTCACATTCTCCAGAGGCGTTTCGAGCAAAGTCGGAGAAACTAAGGAACGGACACCTGAGGAACACTTTACCCAGGCCCGAAGACAGAG ATCCAACAACACGGCCAGAAGAAGTATCTGAAGTGTCCGGGTCTCACGGTCAGAGGCCTCCTTACACTCCAGCAGTTATCAAACTGGACG AAGCGCACACGAGTCGCAGCAGCGGTACTACATCACTGACTGCCCTATCTTACTACTTACTAATTGCCGCAGCATCCCAAGTGATACTAACCTTCCTCTCGACGTGA